A genomic stretch from Pelodiscus sinensis isolate JC-2024 unplaced genomic scaffold, ASM4963464v1 ctg35, whole genome shotgun sequence includes:
- the LOC142824477 gene encoding uncharacterized protein LOC142824477, whose product MSQPSEGSQPSTAPHDQPGGSREPARGRKRRAPAWSSAEIVDLIEVWGEASNVHDLRTSHRNAAVYGRMAASLAARGHQRSREQVRCKIKDLRQSYSRACLPGADPEACPHFHALDRILGPHAVPAPRDVIDPGAEGPLLETEEEEEGSESQEPAASLPRTRDPRGTPQSRSPASSEAGEASTSAAPGPAGRTTPPAAAARARASRTARNQEDYQRRHLRFLDRQLRLQDHWVQEDLRLRQRSLEALEEQGRALRGHLQSLLDRFPFPPPPAPPLAPPLAPPAPPLSPPLAPPAPPAPPASAPASSTPPVLSAPPSTTIPHRRPRTRSVARRERQPDSHP is encoded by the exons atgagccagccatccgagggttcccagccctccactgctccccacgaccagcctggcggctcccgggagcctgcccgggggcgcaaaaggcgggcgcccgcctggtcaagtgcggagatcgtggacctcatcgaggtttggggggaagcctccaatgtccacgatctccgcactagccaccggaacgcggccgtctatggacgcatggctgccagtctggccgccaggggccaccagcgcagccgggagcaggtgcgctgcaaaattaaggacttgcggcagtcctactcccgggcctgcctgccaggggctgacccggaggcctgcccccacttccatgccctggaccgcatcctggggcctcatgccgtccctgccccccgggacgtgattgaccccggggcagagggaccgctcctggagacggaggaggaggaggagggctctgagagccaggagcctgccgccagccttcccaggacccgggacccccgaggcaccccacagagccgctcgcctgcatcatcagaggccggggaggcgtccacct ctgcagcaccggggcctgcagggcgcaccacaccgcctgcagcagccgcccgcgcccgggcaagcaggacagccaggaaccaggaggactaccagaggcggcatctccggttcctggaccgacagctccgtctccaggaccactgggtccaggaggacctcaggctgcgccagaggagtctggaggccctggaggagcagggccgtgccctgcgaggccacctccagagcctgctggaccgctttccatttcctcctccccctgctccccctcttgctccccctcttgctccccctgctccccctctttctccccctcttgctccccctgctccccctgctcctcctgcttccgctcctgcttcctccacaccccctgtcctctctgcccccccctccacaaccattccccaccgacgcccccggacccgcagtgtggcgagacgggagaggcagccggactcccacccctga